The following proteins are encoded in a genomic region of Nonomuraea muscovyensis:
- a CDS encoding PucR family transcriptional regulator, with the protein MVRLDRLVNVLGGYGVRLCSRTDTRSAQLRSVAMPDAADSRVCGDVLLAVGAASVTEAVRWAVSARATAVLVRAGAEAEREASVAGASHGVAVLLVDPEVSWSQLAGVVYGLVLEGRETESGRGPTDLFALADTLADVVAGAVTIEDRLSRVLAYSRSQQAGDPARLETILARQVPDRLREVFQARGVFARLAATDEPVFVEPDPRHGLSGRMAVAVRAGRELLGSVWVTCGTPLTGARHRALADGARTVALHLLRSRASADLERQVESDLVIRLLEGSADAATVVSQLGLPHKAMRVIAVRAHIGAELHAALLLAVEQATTGFGWSRPGRSTLLGNTLYTVLPGEPAAAAREWVAALQAALPSQVRIAAGIGAAAHAAELPASRQEADECLALHETGAPPAAPPTYDESWDDILLQRLRAAARTGRTPARGPVSALRRYDAAHATHYVATLRAWLEAQGDLTVAAERLGVHPNTVRNRMRRMSEVTPLDLDDARKRLAMIITLAAAGDDEPSRSNSAVRPENPGPSQGRKAE; encoded by the coding sequence GTGGTCAGGTTGGACCGCTTGGTCAACGTGCTGGGCGGGTACGGGGTGCGGCTGTGCAGCCGGACCGACACGCGTTCGGCGCAGCTGCGCAGCGTGGCGATGCCGGACGCCGCCGACAGCCGGGTCTGCGGCGACGTGCTCCTGGCCGTGGGAGCCGCCTCGGTGACCGAGGCGGTGCGGTGGGCGGTCTCGGCCCGGGCCACGGCGGTCCTGGTGCGTGCCGGGGCCGAGGCCGAGCGGGAGGCGTCCGTCGCCGGTGCGAGCCACGGCGTGGCCGTGCTGCTGGTCGACCCCGAGGTCTCGTGGAGCCAGCTCGCCGGGGTGGTCTACGGGCTGGTGCTGGAGGGGCGGGAGACCGAGTCGGGGCGCGGCCCGACCGATCTGTTCGCGCTGGCCGACACCCTGGCGGACGTGGTCGCCGGTGCGGTGACCATCGAGGACCGGCTCTCGCGGGTGCTGGCGTACTCGCGTTCCCAGCAGGCCGGCGATCCGGCGCGGCTGGAGACCATCCTCGCGCGGCAGGTTCCGGACCGGCTGCGCGAGGTGTTCCAGGCCCGGGGGGTGTTCGCCCGGCTGGCCGCGACGGACGAGCCGGTGTTCGTCGAACCGGACCCGCGCCACGGCCTCAGCGGGCGGATGGCCGTGGCGGTGCGGGCGGGCCGCGAACTGCTCGGGTCGGTGTGGGTGACCTGTGGCACCCCGCTGACCGGGGCGCGCCACCGCGCCCTGGCGGACGGCGCGCGCACGGTGGCGCTGCATCTGCTGCGCTCCCGGGCGAGCGCGGACCTGGAACGACAGGTGGAGTCCGACCTGGTGATCCGGCTGCTGGAGGGCAGCGCCGACGCCGCGACGGTGGTGAGCCAGCTCGGGCTGCCCCACAAGGCGATGCGGGTCATCGCGGTCCGCGCGCACATCGGCGCCGAGCTGCACGCCGCGCTGCTGCTGGCCGTCGAGCAGGCCACCACCGGGTTCGGCTGGTCCCGGCCGGGTCGCAGCACCCTGCTGGGCAACACCCTCTACACGGTCCTGCCGGGCGAGCCGGCCGCCGCGGCGCGCGAGTGGGTGGCCGCGTTGCAGGCCGCGTTGCCGTCGCAGGTGCGGATCGCGGCCGGGATCGGCGCGGCGGCCCACGCGGCGGAGCTGCCGGCCAGCCGGCAGGAGGCGGACGAGTGCCTGGCGCTGCACGAGACGGGCGCCCCGCCCGCCGCACCGCCCACCTACGACGAATCCTGGGACGACATCCTGCTGCAGCGGCTGCGGGCCGCGGCACGGACGGGCCGGACCCCCGCGCGCGGGCCGGTGAGCGCGCTGCGCCGGTACGACGCCGCCCACGCCACCCACTACGTGGCGACGCTGCGGGCGTGGCTGGAGGCGCAGGGCGATCTCACCGTGGCCGCCGAACGGCTGGGCGTCCACCCCAACACCGTCCGCAACCGGATGCGCAGGATGAGCGAGGTCACCCCACTGGACCTGGACGACGCCCGCAAGCGCCTCGCCATGATCATCACGCTGGCCGCCGCCGGAGACGACGAGCCGAGCCGCTCCAACTCGGCGGTCCGTCCGGAGAACCCGGGACCGTCGCAGGGCAGGAAGGCGGAGTGA
- a CDS encoding tautomerase family protein, translating to MPFVRVDALGADSDRLDALGRAVHDALVETIGIPPDDRFQVLTGHDGTRSTLRYDDYLGVHRDSGIVYVAITMRRGRTPAQKQALYRRIAELAHDYAGTEPRNVFVTLTENESIDWSLGEGVAQYAPSPDVAGPPSLSGPDHG from the coding sequence ATGCCCTTCGTCCGCGTCGACGCGTTGGGCGCCGACAGCGATCGCCTCGACGCGCTCGGCCGTGCCGTGCACGACGCCCTTGTGGAGACCATCGGCATCCCGCCCGACGACCGCTTCCAGGTCCTGACCGGTCACGACGGCACCCGCAGCACGCTGCGCTACGACGACTATCTCGGCGTCCACCGTGACAGCGGCATCGTCTACGTCGCGATCACGATGCGCCGCGGACGCACACCCGCGCAGAAGCAGGCCCTGTACCGGCGGATCGCCGAACTGGCCCACGACTACGCGGGCACCGAGCCGCGCAACGTCTTCGTCACCCTCACCGAGAACGAGTCGATCGACTGGTCACTCGGCGAGGGGGTGGCCCAGTACGCCCCTTCCCCCGACGTGGCCGGCCCGCCATCCCTCAGCGGTCCCGATCACGGATGA
- a CDS encoding alpha/beta fold hydrolase, producing MATYVLVPGMWFGGWCFAELTEALRDQGHRVFPLTLTGLSERAHLLNGGVNLDTHVQDVTGVLAAEDIRDAVLVGHSYGGMVITGVADRMPERAGSLVYLDAVVPEDGDSCWNLVTDAQRRWYLDVVDSGYAARPLPFFDPRATPHPIASLLQPLRLTGGLSQVRRRVYVYAAGWDGESPFTEVYHRLREDPTWTAHALDGGHNLMRDAPQALLKILLDAAGPDRP from the coding sequence ATGGCGACCTATGTCCTCGTTCCTGGCATGTGGTTCGGCGGGTGGTGCTTCGCGGAGCTCACCGAGGCGCTGCGCGACCAGGGGCACCGGGTGTTCCCTCTGACACTGACCGGGCTGAGCGAACGCGCCCACCTGCTGAACGGCGGCGTGAACCTCGACACCCACGTCCAGGACGTGACCGGGGTGCTGGCCGCCGAGGACATCCGCGACGCGGTGCTGGTCGGCCACAGCTACGGCGGCATGGTGATCACGGGAGTCGCCGACCGGATGCCCGAACGGGCCGGCTCGCTGGTGTACCTGGACGCCGTGGTGCCGGAGGACGGCGACTCCTGCTGGAACCTCGTCACCGACGCGCAACGGCGGTGGTACCTGGACGTGGTCGACAGCGGCTACGCGGCGCGCCCCCTGCCCTTCTTCGACCCGCGCGCCACGCCTCACCCGATCGCCTCGCTGCTCCAGCCGCTCCGGCTGACGGGCGGCCTGTCGCAGGTCCGGCGCAGGGTCTACGTGTACGCAGCGGGATGGGACGGCGAGTCGCCGTTCACCGAGGTGTACCACCGGCTGCGCGAGGACCCCACCTGGACGGCCCACGCGCTGGACGGCGGCCACAACCTCATGCGCGACGCGCCGCAGGCCCTGCTGAAGATCCTGCTGGACGCCGCCGGGCCGGACCGGCCCTAG
- the rox gene encoding rifampin monooxygenase → MFDVIIAGCGPTGAMLAAELRLHDVRVLVLEKETEPKSFVRIVGLHIRSLELMAMRGLLDRILEHGRQRPAGGFFAAIPKPAPKGLDSAHAYLLGIPQPVIEHLLEEHAIELGAQVRRGCAVAGFEQDDEGVTVELAGGEQLRSRYLIGCDGGRSTVRKLLGVGFPGEPSRTETLMGEMEVGVPQEEITAKVTEIHETHQPFWLRPFGEGVYSVVVPAAGVSDRAEPPTLEDFKQRLRTIAGTDFGVHSPRWLSRFGDATRLAERYRVGRVLLAGDAAHIHPPIGGQGLNLGVQDAFNLGWKLAAQIRGWAPETLLDTYQAERHPVAEDVLDNTRAQMELLSTEPGPRAVRRLLTELMDFDEVNRHLIEKITAIGIRYDFGAGPDLLGRRLRDIDVKQGHLYGLLHRGRGLLLDRTERLTVGGWSDRVDYLADPTAVLDVPCVLLRPDGHVAWIGDDQQDLDDHLSRWFGKPAD, encoded by the coding sequence GTGTTCGACGTGATCATCGCCGGGTGCGGGCCGACCGGCGCGATGCTGGCCGCCGAACTGCGCCTGCACGACGTGCGGGTACTCGTTCTGGAGAAGGAAACCGAGCCCAAGTCGTTCGTCCGCATAGTCGGTCTGCATATTCGCAGTCTCGAGCTGATGGCCATGCGCGGACTGCTGGATCGCATTCTCGAACACGGAAGACAGCGTCCGGCCGGCGGTTTCTTCGCCGCCATCCCCAAACCCGCGCCCAAGGGCCTGGATTCCGCGCACGCCTATCTGCTGGGCATCCCGCAACCGGTCATCGAGCATCTGCTCGAAGAGCATGCGATCGAACTGGGCGCGCAGGTCCGGCGCGGTTGTGCGGTCGCCGGATTCGAGCAGGACGACGAGGGCGTGACCGTCGAGCTGGCCGGCGGGGAACAGCTGCGTTCGCGCTATCTCATCGGCTGTGACGGCGGGCGCAGTACGGTGCGCAAACTGCTCGGCGTCGGCTTCCCCGGCGAGCCCTCGCGGACCGAGACGCTGATGGGCGAGATGGAAGTGGGTGTACCGCAGGAGGAGATCACCGCCAAGGTGACCGAGATCCACGAGACCCATCAGCCATTCTGGCTCCGGCCCTTCGGCGAAGGCGTCTACAGCGTCGTGGTCCCCGCCGCGGGAGTCAGCGACCGCGCGGAGCCGCCCACCCTCGAAGATTTCAAACAACGGCTGCGCACCATCGCCGGAACCGATTTCGGCGTGCACTCCCCGCGCTGGTTGTCCCGCTTCGGGGATGCCACCCGGCTGGCCGAACGATATCGGGTCGGGCGGGTGCTGCTGGCCGGCGATGCGGCGCACATCCATCCACCCATCGGCGGACAGGGCCTCAACCTGGGCGTTCAGGACGCATTCAACCTCGGCTGGAAACTGGCCGCACAGATCCGCGGCTGGGCGCCGGAAACACTGCTGGACACCTACCAGGCCGAACGTCATCCGGTCGCCGAGGACGTGCTGGACAACACCCGCGCCCAGATGGAACTGCTGTCCACCGAACCGGGCCCGCGGGCCGTGCGCAGGCTGCTCACCGAACTCATGGACTTCGACGAGGTGAACCGCCATCTGATCGAGAAGATCACCGCGATCGGCATCCGCTACGACTTCGGCGCAGGCCCCGACCTGCTCGGTCGCCGCCTGCGCGACATCGACGTGAAACAGGGCCACCTCTACGGTCTGCTGCATCGCGGCCGCGGCCTGCTGCTGGACCGCACCGAACGCCTGACCGTCGGCGGCTGGTCAGACCGGGTCGACTACCTCGCGGATCCCACTGCGGTACTGGATGTTCCGTGCGTCCTGCTGCGCCCCGACGGCCACGTCGCCTGGATCGGCGACGATCAGCAGGACCTGGACGACCACCTCTCCCGCTGGTTCGGCAAGCCCGCCGACTGA
- a CDS encoding styrene monooxygenase/indole monooxygenase family protein: MRRILVVGAGQAGLHLAIGLLQNGYDVTVVSNRTPESIRDGRVMSGQCMFGTAQAHERALGLDRWADVCPPIEGIELSVPSPAGGKALGWAARLTTPAVSVDQRMKVPAWLDEVERLGGKLVIHDATPEDLETYAAQYDLVLVAAGKGEIASLFERDGARSMFSTPQRALAVTYVNGLTPRPEYPAVCFNLLPGVGEYFVFPALTHTGPCEIMVFEGVPGGPMDCWGEVNGPAEHLARSRRILETFFPWEAERCSGIELTDANGVLTGRFSPTVRRPVAVLPSGAPVLGVADVVVLNDPITGQGSNNAAKCAAVYLQAILERGGQPFDATWMRRAFDRFWAQAQHVTRWTNALLTPAEPHHLAILGTAGQVPEIASRFVNGFDDPTDFAEWFLDADKARAYLDRVAA; the protein is encoded by the coding sequence ATGCGCAGAATCCTCGTCGTCGGCGCCGGTCAGGCCGGTCTGCACCTGGCCATCGGCCTGCTGCAGAACGGCTACGACGTCACCGTGGTCTCCAACCGCACCCCGGAATCGATTCGCGACGGCCGGGTGATGTCAGGCCAGTGCATGTTCGGCACCGCCCAGGCGCACGAGCGCGCCCTCGGCCTGGACCGGTGGGCGGACGTCTGCCCACCCATCGAGGGCATCGAACTGTCCGTCCCGAGCCCCGCCGGCGGCAAGGCGCTCGGCTGGGCGGCCCGGCTGACGACTCCCGCCGTCTCGGTCGACCAGCGGATGAAGGTGCCGGCCTGGCTGGACGAGGTCGAACGGCTCGGCGGCAAGCTCGTCATCCACGACGCCACTCCTGAGGACCTGGAGACCTACGCAGCCCAGTACGACCTGGTCCTGGTCGCCGCCGGGAAGGGGGAGATCGCCTCACTGTTCGAGCGGGACGGGGCACGCTCGATGTTCAGCACCCCGCAGCGGGCGCTGGCGGTCACCTACGTCAACGGCCTCACCCCCCGGCCCGAGTACCCGGCGGTCTGCTTCAACCTGCTGCCCGGGGTCGGCGAGTACTTCGTCTTCCCCGCTCTCACACACACCGGCCCGTGCGAGATCATGGTGTTCGAGGGGGTGCCGGGCGGGCCGATGGACTGCTGGGGCGAGGTGAACGGCCCCGCCGAGCACCTGGCGCGCAGCCGCCGAATCCTGGAGACCTTCTTCCCCTGGGAGGCGGAGCGCTGCTCCGGCATCGAGCTGACCGACGCCAACGGGGTGCTGACCGGGCGCTTCAGCCCCACGGTGCGTCGCCCGGTCGCCGTCCTGCCGTCAGGCGCACCGGTGCTGGGCGTCGCCGATGTGGTGGTGCTCAACGACCCGATCACCGGGCAGGGCAGCAACAACGCCGCCAAGTGCGCCGCCGTCTATCTCCAGGCCATTCTGGAGCGCGGCGGGCAGCCGTTCGACGCGACCTGGATGCGGCGGGCCTTCGACCGCTTCTGGGCGCAGGCCCAGCACGTCACCCGCTGGACCAACGCGCTGCTCACCCCGGCCGAACCGCACCACCTGGCGATCCTGGGCACCGCCGGTCAGGTGCCGGAGATCGCCTCCCGCTTCGTCAACGGCTTCGACGACCCCACCGACTTCGCCGAGTGGTTCCTGGACGCCGACAAGGCGCGGGCCTACCTCGACCGGGTCGCGGCATGA
- a CDS encoding DUF5994 family protein, with amino-acid sequence MTATLLSHIKPLSVIAQAVPVAESPVRLRLGRVLDRRGTVDGAWWPRSRDAAAELPGLIAAVDQRLGWTTLRVGVYLDAWDHIPRRIHARGRQIRVGWFRSTDPHVITLIPAAGEPIVLLVIEPGTASGPAEATFTLAAQDTTGLRPADILALAHLPASPAARPAEADNSARWENDGGPGADRAGARPRD; translated from the coding sequence ATGACTGCGACACTCCTGTCCCATATCAAGCCGCTGAGCGTCATCGCCCAGGCGGTTCCCGTGGCCGAATCCCCGGTCCGGCTCAGGCTCGGTCGCGTGCTGGACCGGCGAGGCACCGTGGACGGGGCGTGGTGGCCCCGTTCCCGTGACGCCGCCGCCGAACTGCCCGGCCTCATCGCCGCCGTCGATCAGCGGCTCGGCTGGACCACGCTGCGAGTCGGCGTGTACCTCGACGCCTGGGACCACATCCCGCGCCGTATCCACGCGCGGGGCCGCCAGATCAGGGTGGGCTGGTTCCGCAGCACCGACCCTCACGTGATCACCTTGATCCCCGCGGCCGGCGAACCGATCGTCCTGCTGGTCATCGAGCCGGGCACCGCAAGCGGTCCCGCCGAGGCCACCTTCACGCTCGCCGCCCAGGACACGACCGGTCTGCGCCCGGCCGACATCCTCGCCCTCGCACACCTCCCGGCGTCCCCTGCGGCCCGCCCGGCGGAAGCCGACAACTCGGCCAGATGGGAGAACGACGGCGGGCCCGGGGCTGATCGCGCGGGCGCTCGCCCCCGCGACTAG
- a CDS encoding helix-turn-helix domain-containing protein, producing MTPEQVRHARALLTQPDVTVSSIARLLGISRSTTYKYVPELKAGGHSLHMDPAAELETLS from the coding sequence ATGACACCCGAGCAGGTCCGGCACGCACGCGCCCTACTCACCCAACCCGACGTGACCGTGTCCTCGATCGCCCGGCTCCTGGGCATCAGCCGCTCCACCACCTACAAGTACGTCCCCGAACTGAAGGCCGGCGGCCACTCCCTCCACATGGACCCGGCCGCCGAACTCGAAACCCTCAGCTGA
- a CDS encoding class I SAM-dependent methyltransferase has protein sequence MDDLQPASWGVLGRAAPFSDCFGYDRGTPVDRRHIDAFLTACAHLVRPPLLEVGDDDYARRFAGDDAEVDVVDIDPGNTDATLVADLSEPGSLPAARYRCVLLIQTLQYVRDPRAALENVRRSLAPAGTLLVTVPGISRTDPVDDTLMADRWRFTPAGLRDLLAEVFGPESVRCRGYGGLHAATAFLYGLAAEEAGELDRGEAGGAEFPVVVCGTARSGP, from the coding sequence ATGGACGACCTCCAGCCGGCTTCGTGGGGGGTGCTGGGCAGGGCCGCGCCGTTCAGCGACTGCTTCGGCTACGACCGGGGGACCCCCGTGGACCGGCGCCACATCGACGCCTTCCTCACGGCCTGCGCCCACCTGGTCCGGCCGCCGCTGCTGGAGGTCGGCGACGACGACTACGCGCGGCGGTTCGCGGGCGACGACGCCGAGGTCGACGTCGTGGACATCGACCCGGGCAACACCGACGCGACGCTGGTCGCCGACCTGTCCGAGCCGGGCTCGCTCCCGGCGGCGCGCTACCGCTGCGTCCTGCTGATCCAGACCCTCCAGTACGTACGGGACCCGCGCGCGGCGCTGGAGAACGTCCGGCGCAGCCTGGCCCCCGCCGGAACGTTGCTGGTGACGGTGCCCGGCATCAGCAGGACCGACCCCGTGGACGACACCCTCATGGCCGACCGGTGGCGGTTCACCCCGGCGGGCCTGCGCGACCTCCTCGCCGAGGTGTTCGGGCCCGAGTCGGTGCGCTGCCGCGGGTACGGCGGGTTACACGCCGCCACCGCGTTCCTCTACGGGCTGGCGGCCGAGGAGGCCGGTGAACTGGACCGGGGGGAGGCGGGCGGCGCGGAGTTCCCCGTCGTCGTCTGCGGCACGGCACGGAGCGGCCCATGA
- a CDS encoding AraC family transcriptional regulator — translation MEVLLGNRPVFASSDLDEVRDEVARVFCPHRLDLTGEASLLSARFNSVRLGSVRISYLDYGADVRIEPGDLDTFFLVMIPLAGRSLVRCGNQEIVSTPATAALPSPTRHLDMRWAAGNPQLIVKFERTAVEHSLEQLLGEPLNRPVVFDLGVDLTAGWARAWRGMADLIVREAEYDDGLAAQPLAIAHLENGLLASLLTMQPSNYRERLAAPRTPALPKVVCRALEFIDQHAHLPITTDDIARAVAVSGRSLQEGFRAHVGRTPMAKLRDVRLAKAHEELAAGDPARCTVTSVAARWGFLHQGRFAALYRQKYGRHPSETLRRG, via the coding sequence ATGGAAGTGCTGCTCGGAAACAGGCCCGTCTTCGCCAGCAGTGACCTCGACGAGGTCCGTGACGAGGTGGCCCGGGTCTTCTGCCCGCACCGGCTGGACCTGACCGGCGAGGCGTCCTTGCTGTCGGCCCGGTTCAACTCCGTCCGGCTCGGCTCGGTCCGGATCAGTTACCTCGACTACGGGGCCGACGTCCGCATCGAGCCGGGTGACCTGGATACCTTCTTCCTGGTGATGATCCCGCTGGCCGGGCGCAGCCTGGTCCGGTGCGGGAACCAGGAGATCGTCTCGACCCCGGCGACGGCCGCTCTGCCCTCTCCGACGCGGCATCTCGACATGCGGTGGGCGGCGGGCAACCCCCAACTGATCGTCAAGTTCGAGCGCACGGCGGTCGAACACTCGCTGGAGCAGCTGCTGGGCGAACCGCTCAACCGGCCGGTCGTCTTCGACCTGGGCGTGGATCTGACAGCGGGATGGGCGCGCGCCTGGCGGGGGATGGCCGACCTGATCGTCCGCGAGGCCGAGTACGACGACGGGCTGGCCGCGCAGCCGCTGGCCATCGCCCATCTGGAGAATGGGCTGCTCGCCTCCCTGCTCACGATGCAGCCCTCCAACTACCGGGAACGGCTGGCCGCGCCCCGGACGCCCGCGCTTCCCAAGGTGGTGTGCCGCGCGCTGGAGTTCATCGACCAGCACGCGCACCTCCCGATCACCACCGATGACATCGCGCGGGCCGTGGCGGTCAGCGGCCGCTCGCTCCAGGAGGGGTTCCGCGCCCACGTGGGTCGCACGCCGATGGCCAAGCTCAGGGACGTTCGGCTGGCCAAGGCGCATGAGGAGCTCGCCGCCGGGGACCCGGCCCGCTGCACCGTCACAAGCGTGGCCGCTCGCTGGGGCTTTCTTCACCAGGGCCGCTTCGCCGCGCTGTATCGCCAGAAGTACGGCCGGCACCCGTCGGAGACCCTGCGGCGGGGCTGA
- a CDS encoding NAD(P)/FAD-dependent oxidoreductase: protein MVGAERIGNWPRSVIVVGAGIVGLSTAWFLQDRGVQVDVIDRGGVAAGASWGNAGWIAPGLAIPLNEPSVLRYGLRSLLNPAAPLHIPATVDPGLWAFLARFAANCRWSSWTRAVRDNLPLNDESVEAYDVLTANGVDAPTVRAPITAAFRTPKQAEGLLRELRRLARAGQRVDHVTLRGEQVSEYVPLASDRLQAGVRIDGQRYVDPGGFVHALGRAVMARGATVYAMDVADVRTDDRKVIVLSRNGTPLSADAVVLATGAWLPRLAARWGVRVPVRAGRGYSFTVPVDRPVPGPIYLPDVRVACTPYQGALRVAGTMEFRDPDAPRVPARLEAIIGSARPLLDGVRWEERTDVWVGPRPVTPDGSPLIGATRAPGIYVAGGHGMWGLAHGPATGRLLAEQITTGKQSAALRAFDPLR, encoded by the coding sequence ATGGTCGGCGCCGAGCGCATCGGCAACTGGCCGCGATCGGTGATCGTGGTGGGCGCGGGCATCGTGGGCCTGTCGACCGCGTGGTTCCTGCAGGATCGCGGCGTGCAGGTCGACGTGATCGACCGGGGCGGCGTGGCGGCGGGCGCGTCCTGGGGCAACGCCGGGTGGATCGCGCCGGGCCTGGCCATCCCGCTCAACGAGCCCTCGGTGCTGCGCTACGGGCTGCGGTCGCTGCTGAACCCGGCCGCTCCGCTGCACATCCCGGCCACCGTCGATCCCGGCCTGTGGGCCTTCCTGGCCCGGTTCGCCGCCAACTGCCGGTGGTCGTCGTGGACACGCGCGGTACGGGACAACCTGCCCCTGAATGACGAGAGCGTCGAAGCGTACGACGTGCTCACCGCCAACGGCGTGGACGCGCCCACCGTCCGGGCGCCGATCACCGCGGCCTTCCGCACGCCCAAGCAGGCCGAGGGGCTGCTGCGCGAGCTGCGCCGGCTGGCCAGGGCCGGGCAGCGGGTCGACCACGTCACCCTGCGCGGCGAGCAGGTGTCGGAATACGTCCCGCTCGCCTCCGACCGGCTGCAGGCGGGGGTGCGGATCGACGGGCAGCGGTATGTCGACCCGGGCGGCTTCGTGCACGCCCTGGGCCGGGCGGTCATGGCCCGCGGCGCCACCGTCTACGCGATGGACGTCGCCGACGTGCGCACCGACGACCGGAAGGTCATCGTGCTCTCCCGCAACGGCACGCCGCTGTCCGCCGACGCGGTGGTGCTGGCCACCGGCGCGTGGCTGCCGCGGCTGGCCGCCCGGTGGGGAGTGCGCGTGCCGGTGCGGGCCGGCCGCGGCTACTCCTTCACCGTGCCGGTGGACCGCCCCGTTCCCGGCCCGATCTACCTGCCGGACGTGCGCGTGGCCTGCACGCCGTACCAGGGGGCGCTGCGCGTGGCGGGCACCATGGAGTTCCGCGACCCCGACGCCCCGCGCGTCCCGGCCCGGCTGGAGGCGATCATCGGCTCCGCCCGGCCCCTGCTGGACGGGGTGCGCTGGGAGGAGCGCACCGACGTCTGGGTCGGCCCACGGCCGGTCACCCCCGACGGGAGCCCGCTGATCGGCGCGACCAGGGCGCCCGGGATCTACGTGGCGGGCGGGCACGGCATGTGGGGCCTCGCCCACGGCCCGGCCACCGGACGGCTGCTGGCCGAGCAGATCACCACCGGCAAGCAGTCCGCCGCCCTGCGCGCGTTCGACCCGCTGCGCTGA
- a CDS encoding flavin reductase family protein, giving the protein MRSLREALGQFATGVAVVTTMTPGGERAGVTVNSFSSVSLDPPLVLWCLSDRAPSAPVFLRAGRFAVNVLAAGQDELSRRFATPARDKFAGIDVLATPSGLPILAGTVATFTCRTVTVHDGGDHHIFVGGVEHYQRSGGEPLVFHSGRYREFASSPG; this is encoded by the coding sequence ATGAGATCGCTACGTGAGGCGCTCGGGCAGTTCGCCACCGGGGTCGCCGTGGTCACCACCATGACCCCGGGCGGGGAGCGGGCAGGAGTGACGGTGAACTCCTTCAGCTCGGTCTCGCTCGATCCGCCGCTGGTTCTGTGGTGCCTGTCGGACCGCGCTCCGAGCGCGCCGGTCTTCCTGCGGGCGGGGCGTTTCGCGGTCAACGTCCTGGCCGCCGGCCAGGACGAGCTGTCGCGGCGGTTCGCGACGCCGGCGCGGGACAAGTTCGCCGGGATAGACGTGCTCGCGACCCCCTCCGGGCTGCCCATCCTCGCCGGGACCGTGGCCACCTTCACCTGCCGTACGGTGACCGTCCACGACGGCGGCGACCACCACATCTTCGTCGGCGGGGTGGAGCACTACCAGCGCTCAGGAGGGGAACCGCTGGTCTTTCACTCCGGCCGCTACCGCGAGTTCGCCTCGTCGCCGGGATGA
- a CDS encoding class I SAM-dependent methyltransferase has protein sequence MKHNRSSLAHQARYALRNPQKIGPHLRRLARDTWLRLSTRDHVSYYRAVMKSDTARSPEGAVGSHTHERWLALGRMQFDYLREHGLKPEFRMLEIGCGNLRAGRLFIDYLDTGNFYGLDISPDILVAAQETLVQHGLRDKLPHLTPVRDLRFAFLPDEHFDVVHAHSVFSHSPLSVIEECFAHVGRVMRPDGWFDFTFDRTEGKEHHVLREDFYYRTETLVALADRYGLDARFMDDWEKLPHKQSKIRVTRRG, from the coding sequence TTGAAGCACAACCGTTCGAGCCTCGCGCACCAAGCCCGCTACGCGCTGCGCAACCCCCAGAAGATCGGGCCACACCTGCGCAGGCTGGCCCGCGACACCTGGCTGCGGCTGAGCACCCGCGACCATGTCTCGTACTACCGGGCCGTCATGAAGTCCGACACCGCCCGCAGCCCGGAGGGCGCGGTCGGCTCCCACACCCACGAGCGCTGGCTGGCACTCGGGCGGATGCAGTTCGACTACCTGCGCGAGCACGGGCTGAAGCCGGAGTTCAGGATGCTGGAGATCGGCTGCGGCAACCTGCGCGCCGGGCGCCTGTTCATCGACTATCTGGACACGGGCAACTTCTACGGCCTCGACATCTCGCCGGACATCCTCGTCGCCGCGCAGGAGACGCTCGTCCAGCACGGCCTGCGCGACAAGCTGCCGCATCTGACGCCGGTGCGCGACCTGCGGTTCGCGTTCCTGCCGGACGAGCATTTCGACGTGGTGCACGCCCACAGCGTCTTCTCGCACTCGCCGCTGTCCGTCATCGAGGAGTGCTTCGCCCACGTCGGCCGGGTCATGCGGCCGGACGGGTGGTTCGACTTCACTTTCGACCGCACCGAGGGCAAGGAGCACCACGTGCTGCGGGAGGACTTCTACTACCGCACCGAGACGCTCGTGGCGCTGGCGGACCGGTACGGCCTCGACGCGAGGTTCATGGACGACTGGGAGAAGCTCCCGCACAAGCAGTCGAAGATCCGCGTCACCAGGAGAGGCTGA